The Polycladomyces zharkentensis DNA window GATCCAAACATAAGCGATCATGGAGCATCCATCCTTTTCTCAGATCGTTTGATGACTATCCTTTCATCGAATTGATCTTGTCGGCCTCAGTCGTGGCTTTGTTCCGGTAGAGCGCGATCAGGATCGCGATTCCCACCGCCGCCTCCGCCGCCGCCACCGTAATCGTGAACAGCGAAAAAATGTGACCGGTCAAGTTGGCATACAATCCGTACTTGGAGAAAGCGACCAAATTGACGTTGACAGCGTTCAGCATCAATTCGATGGAAAACAGCACCATCACCGCATTCCGCTTCGTCAGCACCCCGTACAAACCGATGCAGAAGAGGATGGCCGACAATGCCAGATACGAAGTGACCGGCATCAGGATTCCTCCTTCCGGGCCAGGACGACCGCCCCCACCAGTGCAGCCAACAGCAGCACCGACACCAGCTCAAACGGGATCACCTGCTGTTGAAACAACACATGACCGATGCGTTCCACCGTATAACCGGACGTATCCGCCGTTTTCGCCGGAAGGGGCGTCCGGTAGATCACCCACATCACGATGCCGAAAAACGCCGCCACCCCTGCAAAAGAGAGTCCCTGCCGCAATCCGAACGGTTCGGCTTCCCCTTCATCCTGATGACGGGTCAACATGATCATGAACAGCATCAGGATGGTGATCGCTCCGGCATAGATCAACACTTGCACGACCGCCAGAAACTCCGCGTTCAACAGCAGATACAACCCGGCAATGCTGAAAAACGTGAACGCCAGGGCCAACGCCATATGAACCACTTTCGTCAGGTTGATCATGAACACGGCACCGCCGATCGCCATGACGGACAAGATGAAAAACGCGACAAACTCTCCGGTCAGCTGTACCAATTACGACCCTCCCCGGATGTTCTGATCGTTTTCATGGAGCCACTCCAGATTTTTGAACAGTTCGTCCCGGCTGTAGGTCGCCAGCTCATAGTTGGAGGTCATCACGATCGCCTCGGTAGGGCACACCTCCGTGCACAAATCGCACAAAATGCAAATTTCGAAGTTGATGTCGTAGGTGTCTATGATTTTTCCCTTTTTGTTGGGATCGGGATGTTTTTTGCCCGTCAGGGTGATGCAATCGGTCGGGCAGATGCGTGCACACTGGTTGCACACGATGCACTTCTCCGGGTCGAAGTGCTGGATGCCCCGAAATCGCTCCGGCATCTTCAGCGGTCGATCCGGATATTGATAGGTCACCTTTTTCTTGGTCATGGTTTTCAGTGTGATGCCCAAACCTTTTATCATCCCAAGCATGGGAATCCCTCCCAAGTCACGTCAATAAAACCGGCCGATGAACGGCACTTCCCTCAGCAGAGCGGACAGGAAAATGTTGAGGAGCGCCAGTGGAAGGAGCACCTTCCATCCCAACTGCATCAACTGATCCATCCGCACCCGTGGAAAGGTCGCCCTCAGCCAAAACAGGAAAAAGACGACGATGACAAATTTGATGACAAACCAGACGATCGGCGGGATGAACGTCAGACCGAAAACAGGGTTCCATCCGCCCAGAAACAGGACTGTCGTCAATGCAGACATTGCGAATACATACACATATTCGGCCAACATGAAAAAAGCGAAACGAAATCCGCTGTATTCCACATGATAACCCGCCACCAGTTCCGATTCGGCTTCCGGCAAATCGAACGGTGTACGGTTCAGTTCGGATACGGAAGCGACGAGAAAGACCAGAAAGCCCAAAAATTGCGGCACGATAAACCACATGTCCGCTTGCGCAGCGACGATCTCTTTCAGGTTGAGTGATCCCGCGGCCATGATCACACCGACCACCGACATGACCAAGGGAATTTCGTAACTGATCATCTGGGCCGCCGAGCGCATGCCGCCCAACAGGGCATATTTGTTGTTGGACGACCATCCCCCGACCATGACGGCAATGGTGGTGATGCTGGAAACTGCCATATAGTACAGCAGCCCCACGGCGATGTCGGAAAAGACCAATGACGGTGTGAACGGAATCACCGCCACGACGGCGAACGCCGGCATAAACGCGAGAATCGGGGCCGCCTTGAACAGCGTGTGATCCGCTTTGTGCGGGACGGTGTCCTCCTTGAACAACATTTTCAGTACATCAGCCACCGTTTGCAGGATTCCCCACGGCCCGACGCGGTTGGGGCCGACACGACTCTGCATCCACCCGATCACTTTGCGCTCAAACAATACGGCCATCGTGACGAACCCCAACAGGATGAACAGCATGACGACGGCCCCGATGGTTTTCCCTATCTCCATCCGCCTCTCCACCTCCTGGAAACGAGCCAAACTTCGTCGGAATCAGCGATCCTTCTCTCAGTTGGATGATGACCAGACACATACTTCGGGGGTGTCTGATCCGGATGACGTGCATCCTGTTCCCGGCTCGCATCACCTGCGTTCTCTCCGGAAGCAGAAACTTGTACGCTTGCAACCGGGGATGCAGGACGCAGGCAACGTACGCTTTGCTCAGAGAAAGTTGCCTGCCATTGTTGGATCCTCTCGTTTTTCCGGTTCTCCGCCGGGTCGGGGTGGAGCAAGTCGCTCATCCGGGTAAACCCTGCCTCTGACGGAATGGCCGGACACTCACTCCCGCCGCGAGCGGAATCTTCTTTTCCCAAGTATGCCGTTCCTGTCGGTTTCCCAATCAAATCTCCGGATCGAGTGGCTCATAATCTTTCCGAAGGGGATGGCCCTCCCAGTGTTCGGGCAAGAAGATGCGCTTCAGATTGGGATGTCCGTCGAAACGGATTCCCAACAAATCGTACACCTCACGTTCGTTCCAATCGGCCCCGATCCACACGGAGGTCACCGAATCGACCCGCGCTTCGTCACGGTCCGTTTTCACCCGGACACAGAGGGAATGACGATGCCGGAACGAGTAGAGATGATAGACCACTTCCATGTGGGTCTCATAATCAACGCCCGACAGATTTTGCAAGTAGTCAAAGGCGAGCGAATCGTCCTCTTTTAACAGACGGGCCACCTCAAGCCATTTCTCCTTTGCAACCACGATCGTGGGCAAATGATGATTGGGCCGATTGATCATGGCTTCTTCCACCGCATCATCCCCTGCTTGTTTCCGGATGGTGTCGACAAACGCATCCAATACGGGTTGTTTGGGTGAAGTTTCCAATGGCTTCTTTTTCTCTTCCGCTTTTCGGGCCGCCGGATTCCGCCCCGCCCCCACCGGTTTGGCTCTGGCCGCGGCTGCCGCTTTCGCGCGGGCGGCTGCTGCGGCTTTCCGCTTGGCATCCGCATCAGCGGCATTTGCGGTTGTATCCTTCACTTGATCGTTTTTCACGGTTTTCTCGTTTGATTCCGTTCGGTGTGTCTTCGGGGATTCCCGATCGACTTCACCACCCTTTTGGTCATCGGAGTCGCTGGCGGAGGCTGGATGGTTTTTTCCTCGCTCTTCCTTGTCCATCACTGGTGGGTGACCCTCCTCCCGGTCTTCGCTTCATATCGGATTTTTTCCTGAAGTTTGTTGATCCCGTAAATCAATGCTGCGGGATTGGGCGGACAACCAGGGATGTAAACGTCGACCGGGACGATCTGGTCAACGCCCTTCACCACCGAATACGATTTCACATACGGGCCGCCGGCCGTGGCACAGGAACCCATGGCGATCACCCATTTGGGTTCCGGCATCTGATCGTACAATCGTCGAAGCAAAGGCCCCATCTTTTTGGTGACGGTACCAGCGACGATCATCAAATCAGCCTGTCGGGGAGAAGCACGGAACATCACGCCGAAGCGGTCCAAATCATAATGGGAACCGCCCGTCCC harbors:
- the nuoK gene encoding NADH-quinone oxidoreductase subunit NuoK, yielding MLMPVTSYLALSAILFCIGLYGVLTKRNAVMVLFSIELMLNAVNVNLVAFSKYGLYANLTGHIFSLFTITVAAAEAAVGIAILIALYRNKATTEADKINSMKG
- a CDS encoding NADH-quinone oxidoreductase subunit J, whose amino-acid sequence is MTGEFVAFFILSVMAIGGAVFMINLTKVVHMALALAFTFFSIAGLYLLLNAEFLAVVQVLIYAGAITILMLFMIMLTRHQDEGEAEPFGLRQGLSFAGVAAFFGIVMWVIYRTPLPAKTADTSGYTVERIGHVLFQQQVIPFELVSVLLLAALVGAVVLARKEES
- the nuoI gene encoding NADH-quinone oxidoreductase subunit NuoI, whose protein sequence is MLGMIKGLGITLKTMTKKKVTYQYPDRPLKMPERFRGIQHFDPEKCIVCNQCARICPTDCITLTGKKHPDPNKKGKIIDTYDINFEICILCDLCTEVCPTEAIVMTSNYELATYSRDELFKNLEWLHENDQNIRGGS
- the nuoH gene encoding NADH-quinone oxidoreductase subunit NuoH, coding for MEIGKTIGAVVMLFILLGFVTMAVLFERKVIGWMQSRVGPNRVGPWGILQTVADVLKMLFKEDTVPHKADHTLFKAAPILAFMPAFAVVAVIPFTPSLVFSDIAVGLLYYMAVSSITTIAVMVGGWSSNNKYALLGGMRSAAQMISYEIPLVMSVVGVIMAAGSLNLKEIVAAQADMWFIVPQFLGFLVFLVASVSELNRTPFDLPEAESELVAGYHVEYSGFRFAFFMLAEYVYVFAMSALTTVLFLGGWNPVFGLTFIPPIVWFVIKFVIVVFFLFWLRATFPRVRMDQLMQLGWKVLLPLALLNIFLSALLREVPFIGRFY
- a CDS encoding NADH-quinone oxidoreductase subunit C, producing the protein MDKEERGKNHPASASDSDDQKGGEVDRESPKTHRTESNEKTVKNDQVKDTTANAADADAKRKAAAAARAKAAAAARAKPVGAGRNPAARKAEEKKKPLETSPKQPVLDAFVDTIRKQAGDDAVEEAMINRPNHHLPTIVVAKEKWLEVARLLKEDDSLAFDYLQNLSGVDYETHMEVVYHLYSFRHRHSLCVRVKTDRDEARVDSVTSVWIGADWNEREVYDLLGIRFDGHPNLKRIFLPEHWEGHPLRKDYEPLDPEI
- a CDS encoding NuoB/complex I 20 kDa subunit family protein → MEINLEGLLPEEKKELERNVLTTTLEQVKGWARSNSLWPLTFGLACCAIEMMGTGGSHYDLDRFGVMFRASPRQADLMIVAGTVTKKMGPLLRRLYDQMPEPKWVIAMGSCATAGGPYVKSYSVVKGVDQIVPVDVYIPGCPPNPAALIYGINKLQEKIRYEAKTGRRVTHQ